The Devosia sp. MC521 genome has a segment encoding these proteins:
- a CDS encoding restriction endonuclease, which translates to MADLVTVGDALAGRGYAAARHVGREVLLGEENKIRELPSGFLRADGSLDLYDDVKKLFRPVFQNGRPAIQCTGWVGYIPLNDRFALEVTPKVPIRNLERLVGMAAGYSPQILQKYTRHFATTTERPESIFLLLCDQLLDSFDRIWDAGLLKAYNRVERIGSSPSGRVDPYASAWRTAKAGKPTAVSSSFQRTVDFGQNRMLLFAFEKLFARYLGDANQSMHHRIGRLERAIDRLQDVQSARPHEIAPGAIAGYLSNLPAHQEHYADALLVAQLILNDVGLSIRDGNGTTILPSILIDMAKVFEAYVQRVLAERLEVDGRIAVKDGNPGPPLGVATKLFEPFHVVGKANPDMTPDIVIEVDGVTRLVIDAKYKGARKLPDREDTEQAIAYGARYGCNRVMLLHAARQPTQPSVQHIGNVGTFSVYNGLIDLLAHPIQDEETKLADAVRALL; encoded by the coding sequence ATGGCAGACCTGGTGACGGTTGGCGATGCCCTTGCTGGCCGTGGCTATGCAGCTGCAAGGCATGTCGGGCGGGAGGTACTCCTCGGGGAGGAGAACAAGATTCGCGAACTGCCCTCCGGCTTCCTGAGGGCGGACGGCAGTCTCGACTTGTACGACGACGTGAAGAAGCTCTTCAGGCCCGTATTCCAGAACGGGCGCCCGGCGATCCAATGCACCGGCTGGGTAGGCTACATCCCCCTGAACGACCGCTTTGCTCTCGAGGTCACCCCGAAAGTCCCGATCCGGAACCTCGAGCGCCTGGTCGGTATGGCGGCAGGCTACAGCCCCCAGATCCTGCAAAAGTACACTCGTCACTTCGCCACGACGACCGAACGGCCGGAATCCATCTTCCTGCTCCTCTGCGACCAATTGCTCGATTCTTTTGACAGGATCTGGGATGCCGGTCTGCTGAAGGCCTACAACCGAGTTGAGCGCATCGGCAGTTCTCCATCAGGACGCGTCGATCCCTATGCAAGCGCGTGGAGGACTGCCAAGGCAGGGAAACCCACGGCCGTGTCCTCGTCGTTCCAGCGAACGGTGGATTTCGGTCAAAATCGGATGCTGCTTTTTGCGTTCGAGAAGCTTTTCGCCAGGTACCTCGGCGATGCCAATCAATCCATGCATCACCGCATCGGCCGCTTGGAGCGCGCGATCGATAGGCTGCAGGACGTCCAGTCGGCCCGGCCGCACGAAATCGCCCCTGGCGCCATAGCAGGGTATTTGAGCAACCTGCCTGCCCATCAAGAGCACTATGCGGACGCACTCCTGGTCGCCCAGCTCATACTCAATGATGTTGGGCTGTCCATTCGCGACGGCAATGGGACGACGATCCTTCCCTCCATTCTGATCGATATGGCGAAGGTCTTCGAGGCCTACGTGCAACGCGTTCTCGCCGAACGTCTTGAGGTCGATGGGAGGATTGCGGTCAAGGACGGGAATCCAGGGCCACCGCTCGGTGTCGCGACGAAATTGTTCGAGCCGTTCCACGTGGTCGGGAAGGCCAATCCCGACATGACGCCGGACATCGTCATCGAAGTCGATGGCGTCACCCGCCTCGTCATCGACGCCAAGTACAAGGGTGCGCGGAAGCTGCCCGACCGCGAAGACACCGAGCAGGCGATCGCGTACGGCGCCCGTTACGGATGCAATCGGGTGATGCTCCTCCATGCCGCGCGCCAGCCGACCCAACCTTCAGTGCAGCACATCGGCAATGTCGGAACATTCTCCGTCTACAACGGTCTAATCGATCTCTTGGCCCACCCGATCCAGGACGAAGAGACCAAGCTCGCCGATGCGGTTCGAGCGCTCCTGTAG
- a CDS encoding AAA family ATPase: MSEKITANKVRPLKLEDLGIVPQEETSILDLTDDALELVVAASAEPPVEELPAGHDLLEKAQAALDMGYAGVILSGPPGTGKSVMAKRLAYTLAGDSSAVRTVQFHASYQYEDFIEGYAPNAEGKFEPTKKTFALICQEAINRHPTKHVLLIDEISRCDVARVFGEALTYLETDKRNQSFSIASGRTLVVPDNLIVIATMNPWDKGVDELDVALERRFAQIDMLPDPAVLRELLLKKGSAPDFVDRVVLFFEAVQTLDNELVRLGHAYLLSCTDEVKAQRTWDFRLQPFFKKACRLNKNMMSDITRLWLKVVPPAAVAAVENTEAPPEAPAQPAAPEAS, encoded by the coding sequence ATGAGCGAGAAGATCACCGCCAACAAGGTGCGTCCGCTCAAGCTCGAGGATCTGGGCATCGTGCCCCAGGAGGAGACGTCCATCCTGGATCTCACCGATGATGCCTTGGAGTTGGTCGTGGCGGCATCGGCCGAGCCCCCTGTGGAAGAACTGCCGGCAGGGCACGATCTGCTGGAGAAGGCGCAGGCTGCGCTCGATATGGGCTACGCCGGCGTGATCCTCTCCGGTCCCCCGGGCACGGGCAAGAGCGTGATGGCCAAGCGGCTGGCGTATACCTTGGCCGGCGATTCCAGCGCCGTCCGCACGGTGCAGTTCCATGCCAGCTACCAGTACGAAGATTTCATCGAAGGCTATGCGCCCAACGCCGAAGGCAAGTTCGAGCCCACCAAGAAGACCTTCGCCCTCATCTGCCAAGAGGCCATTAATCGGCATCCGACCAAGCATGTACTCCTCATCGACGAGATCAGCCGATGCGACGTCGCGCGGGTCTTCGGCGAAGCCCTGACGTACCTGGAGACGGACAAGCGAAACCAATCCTTCTCGATCGCATCCGGCCGCACTTTGGTCGTGCCGGACAACCTGATCGTCATTGCCACCATGAATCCTTGGGACAAGGGCGTGGACGAGCTCGACGTGGCCCTTGAGCGCCGGTTCGCCCAGATCGACATGCTGCCGGATCCGGCCGTTCTCCGCGAGCTGCTGCTGAAGAAGGGTTCGGCCCCGGACTTCGTGGACCGGGTGGTCCTGTTCTTCGAGGCCGTGCAGACGCTCGACAACGAGCTGGTCCGTCTCGGCCATGCGTACCTGCTTTCATGCACAGATGAAGTCAAAGCGCAGCGCACCTGGGATTTCCGACTGCAGCCGTTCTTCAAGAAGGCCTGCAGGCTGAACAAGAACATGATGTCGGACATCACGCGGCTCTGGCTCAAGGTCGTGCCGCCCGCTGCTGTCGCGGCGGTCGAGAACACCGAAGCGCCGCCAGAGGCTCCCGCCCAACCTGCGGCGCCTGAGGCGAGCTAG
- a CDS encoding site-specific DNA-methyltransferase, producing the protein MNHHFHTDAASAEASEGPEGQERQLLAPTSRSVHGDARHVPLKTGEADMVITSPPYWLKRDYGVEGQIGQEATAEGFVGSLIDCMENWKTFLPKWGSVFVNIGDTYHNGSLANTPGRLEMAATAHGWTVRNRIIWIKDAGMPDPAKDRLKSRHEYIIHFTMQRRDYYYDQFGYAEKYGNGTGPSDVWQIGLKRDTSAHLAPYPVELVDRIITLACPEQVCTCCGKPRRRIVERTGELDESRPQAKRAVELAKLHGLTDAHIAAIQATGISDAGKALRVQTGTGRNSAAVKKLAGEAKQALGGYFREFTFAKRKSNGWTDCGCDGPFRPGIVLDPFMGTGTTLRAAEAAGRGSIGVDLANSSEKTPKRVKSSGGRK; encoded by the coding sequence ATGAACCACCATTTCCATACTGATGCCGCAAGCGCGGAGGCCTCGGAGGGGCCCGAGGGTCAGGAACGGCAATTGCTCGCGCCCACCAGCCGGTCGGTGCATGGCGATGCGCGTCACGTGCCGCTCAAGACGGGCGAGGCCGATATGGTGATCACGTCCCCTCCGTACTGGCTCAAGCGCGACTATGGGGTGGAAGGCCAGATCGGCCAGGAGGCCACTGCTGAAGGCTTCGTCGGCAGCCTCATCGACTGCATGGAGAACTGGAAGACGTTCCTCCCCAAGTGGGGCTCCGTTTTCGTCAATATCGGCGACACCTACCACAACGGTTCGCTGGCCAACACGCCCGGTCGGCTGGAAATGGCCGCCACGGCACATGGCTGGACCGTCCGCAATCGCATTATCTGGATAAAGGATGCGGGCATGCCGGATCCGGCGAAGGATCGCCTGAAGAGCCGGCACGAGTACATCATCCATTTCACGATGCAGCGCCGCGACTACTACTACGATCAGTTCGGATATGCAGAGAAGTACGGGAACGGGACCGGTCCCAGCGATGTCTGGCAGATCGGGCTGAAGCGCGACACCAGCGCGCACCTGGCGCCGTACCCAGTTGAATTGGTCGACCGCATCATCACGCTGGCATGCCCGGAGCAGGTCTGCACGTGCTGCGGCAAGCCTCGTCGTCGCATCGTCGAGCGCACCGGAGAATTGGACGAATCGCGACCCCAGGCGAAGCGCGCGGTCGAGCTGGCGAAATTGCATGGGCTCACCGACGCTCACATCGCCGCCATCCAGGCCACGGGCATCTCGGATGCGGGCAAGGCGCTGCGCGTCCAGACCGGCACGGGCCGGAACTCGGCTGCGGTTAAGAAGCTCGCAGGCGAGGCAAAACAAGCACTTGGCGGGTATTTCCGTGAATTCACGTTCGCCAAGCGCAAGTCCAATGGCTGGACCGACTGCGGGTGCGATGGCCCATTCCGGCCCGGCATCGTCCTAGATCCGTTCATGGGGACAGGAACCACTTTGCGGGCAGCAGAGGCTGCCGGCCGTGGCTCTATTGGTGTAGATCTGGCAAATAGTTCGGAGAAGACACCAAAGAGGGTGAAATCGAGTGGTGGACGCAAGTGA
- a CDS encoding metallophosphoesterase produces the protein MKLWIVSDLHMDSTYWVPDRIPAHDVMIIAGDVDGSAAETEQTLLLIARWAPTPIIFVPGNHDVMGGDMDAWDRGNEDLLDRGIHVLSSGQSIVIDDVRFVGGTLWTDWQLGDREWQSQAWAARHMREYQSVSRPGDGPLWPVHTSDAHDMHLAAIEGVLSRRHEGPSVVVTHHAPSPLSLRPGEERGVEAAAYASDLEETMMIWGPDLWVHGHTHHACDYHVGATRVVSNPRGYVRDDWCEKTGWNEDLTIEV, from the coding sequence ATGAAGCTCTGGATCGTCTCCGACCTGCACATGGACAGCACGTACTGGGTGCCCGACCGCATCCCCGCGCACGACGTGATGATCATCGCCGGCGATGTCGATGGATCGGCAGCCGAGACGGAGCAGACACTGCTGCTGATCGCCCGCTGGGCTCCGACGCCGATCATCTTCGTGCCCGGAAACCACGACGTCATGGGCGGCGATATGGACGCATGGGATCGTGGCAACGAGGACCTGCTCGACCGCGGCATTCACGTGCTGTCATCGGGCCAGAGCATCGTCATCGACGACGTCCGTTTCGTCGGCGGCACGTTGTGGACAGACTGGCAGCTCGGCGATCGAGAGTGGCAATCGCAGGCTTGGGCTGCTCGGCACATGCGCGAATATCAATCCGTGTCGCGGCCCGGCGACGGACCGCTGTGGCCAGTCCATACCTCGGACGCGCACGACATGCACCTTGCAGCGATCGAGGGCGTCCTATCGAGGCGGCACGAGGGGCCAAGCGTCGTCGTCACGCACCATGCTCCGAGCCCGCTGTCCTTGCGACCGGGCGAAGAACGGGGCGTTGAGGCGGCGGCGTATGCGTCGGATCTCGAGGAGACGATGATGATCTGGGGGCCTGATTTATGGGTGCACGGGCACACGCACCACGCATGCGACTACCACGTCGGTGCCACGCGGGTGGTCTCGAACCCGCGGGGGTATGTGCGCGACGACTGGTGCGAGAAAACAGGGTGGAACGAGGATTTAACCATCGAGGTGTGA
- a CDS encoding AAA family ATPase, with product MTSKEQESGSDPRAAIAYADRAALHTRIREGLLPDVDHLLAGAPFFGGDIKRDMQVWCDSWLLGTEILKWQEVLTRIDDGLLLRPIIQNLRDTGSIDAMKCVEYVLRKIDHDDADRMLCYLACSHDSDARTELVTSSRRGAGWEHDEFDRLHVTATAIGMIYSSCPSMAKYCDFGIRIIKSDATALVKYEAARDAAAADAGKADIEKLKKATAAVAQADAELEVLVPEDRAEIVRRPSLERVVVPKLPDVASGHRKDLQKSWKGLDGEALPIVARGDVAAHRRALVAAWPHAADLIDVVLTDLAAREEVRFKPTMFLGPSGAGKSSLARAICDQVGLPSELYSKAGMADSSLGGTSAQWSTARESVPLQLVKRSKMASVAVIWDEVEKADDGKHNGSAMDALLPMLEIHQAKRFRDLTLPEPGWQHLSTLTKQIVDRIARERGVDQRWFAPLAEDEMDLVRAAWPGGSIRQLTRIVTTLIDGRDQLMGRC from the coding sequence ATGACATCGAAGGAACAAGAAAGCGGCTCCGATCCGCGGGCTGCAATCGCCTATGCCGACCGCGCAGCACTGCATACCCGCATCCGTGAGGGGCTTCTTCCCGACGTCGACCATCTCCTCGCCGGCGCCCCATTTTTCGGCGGCGACATCAAGCGTGACATGCAGGTCTGGTGCGATTCCTGGCTGCTGGGTACCGAGATCCTTAAGTGGCAGGAGGTGCTGACGCGCATCGATGACGGCCTGTTACTGCGGCCTATCATCCAGAACCTGCGCGATACCGGCAGCATCGACGCGATGAAGTGCGTCGAGTACGTGCTTCGCAAGATCGATCACGACGATGCCGATCGCATGCTCTGCTATCTCGCATGCTCTCACGACAGCGATGCCCGGACAGAGCTTGTCACGAGCTCACGCCGCGGCGCCGGGTGGGAGCACGACGAGTTCGATCGGCTGCACGTCACAGCGACCGCCATCGGCATGATCTACAGCAGCTGTCCAAGCATGGCGAAGTACTGCGACTTCGGCATCCGCATCATCAAGTCCGACGCCACCGCCTTAGTTAAGTATGAAGCCGCGCGGGATGCTGCCGCCGCCGACGCAGGCAAGGCCGACATCGAGAAGCTGAAGAAGGCCACGGCTGCCGTCGCCCAGGCAGACGCCGAGCTCGAAGTCCTCGTCCCCGAGGACCGTGCCGAGATCGTGCGGCGACCGTCGCTCGAACGCGTCGTCGTGCCGAAGCTGCCAGATGTCGCCAGCGGGCATCGGAAGGATCTACAGAAGTCGTGGAAGGGCCTCGACGGCGAGGCGCTGCCGATCGTCGCACGAGGCGATGTCGCCGCCCATCGTCGTGCCCTAGTTGCCGCATGGCCGCACGCGGCCGACCTGATCGACGTCGTGCTGACGGACCTGGCCGCGCGCGAGGAGGTCCGCTTCAAGCCGACCATGTTCCTCGGGCCCTCGGGCGCAGGCAAGAGCAGCCTTGCCCGAGCGATCTGCGACCAGGTGGGCCTGCCGTCCGAGCTCTACAGCAAGGCGGGGATGGCTGACAGCAGCCTGGGCGGCACGTCCGCGCAGTGGTCCACCGCCCGCGAGTCCGTGCCTTTGCAGCTCGTCAAGCGGTCGAAGATGGCGTCGGTGGCGGTGATCTGGGATGAAGTCGAGAAGGCCGACGATGGCAAGCACAACGGCAGCGCCATGGATGCCCTCTTGCCGATGCTCGAGATCCATCAAGCCAAGCGGTTCCGCGATCTGACGCTGCCCGAGCCCGGCTGGCAGCACTTGAGCACGCTCACGAAGCAGATCGTAGATCGCATCGCGCGGGAACGAGGCGTCGATCAGCGTTGGTTCGCGCCCTTGGCCGAGGATGAGATGGACTTGGTGCGGGCCGCGTGGCCAGGCGGCAGCATCCGGCAACTCACACGGATCGTCACGACGCTGATCGACGGTCGCGACCAGCTGATGGGGAGGTGCTGA
- a CDS encoding sensor histidine kinase: MPFSDENHPLWEVKNLKRALHAAGVALWSWTVETDSFAMDEKAFELWGLPPTGTVTFEDLSSRIHPSDRDRVRAAFNATRAVIGAYEIDFRILIGEKICWISARGLGNDEGLYAGQMSGVFLDVTGRKQAEEGHELLAGEMSHRVKNLLAIASGLTNLTSRSTNSVEAMAKELTQRLTALGRAHDLVRPLPGHHGSAALLGDLISVLLTPYDDDGAFSGRIRVAVPRMGIGEQSATILALVVHELATNSLKYGALSVSSGLLDISGTGTDDQVCIAWTERGGPSVAPPSGEAGYGSKLLNRSVTGQLGGTINFDWSGEGVVITLTLDPKKLAT, encoded by the coding sequence ATGCCCTTTAGCGATGAGAACCACCCTCTCTGGGAAGTGAAGAATTTGAAGCGCGCCCTGCATGCCGCTGGTGTCGCGCTCTGGTCATGGACCGTCGAGACAGACTCCTTCGCCATGGACGAAAAGGCGTTTGAACTTTGGGGGCTGCCGCCGACCGGCACGGTCACCTTCGAAGATCTCTCTTCGCGCATCCACCCATCCGACCGTGACCGAGTGCGTGCGGCATTCAATGCGACGCGTGCTGTCATCGGTGCCTACGAAATCGACTTCCGCATCCTCATCGGTGAGAAAATCTGTTGGATATCAGCGCGGGGTCTCGGCAATGACGAGGGCTTGTATGCCGGCCAGATGTCGGGAGTGTTCCTGGACGTGACCGGCCGCAAACAGGCAGAGGAAGGCCATGAGCTACTGGCCGGCGAGATGAGCCACCGGGTGAAGAACCTACTGGCGATCGCTTCCGGCTTGACCAATTTGACATCGCGTTCGACGAATAGTGTCGAGGCAATGGCCAAGGAGCTGACCCAGAGGCTGACAGCCCTCGGACGTGCCCACGATCTGGTGCGCCCGCTGCCTGGCCACCACGGCAGTGCCGCTCTGCTCGGCGATCTCATTTCGGTGCTGCTGACGCCCTACGACGATGACGGAGCATTCAGCGGTCGCATTCGAGTGGCGGTCCCACGGATGGGGATCGGCGAACAATCGGCGACCATCTTGGCGCTTGTCGTCCACGAGCTGGCGACCAATTCCTTGAAGTACGGTGCCCTTTCGGTTTCGTCAGGACTGCTTGACATCTCGGGGACTGGCACCGACGACCAGGTCTGCATCGCCTGGACGGAACGCGGCGGTCCTTCGGTCGCCCCGCCTAGTGGAGAAGCCGGCTATGGCAGTAAGCTACTGAACCGTAGCGTAACTGGCCAGCTCGGCGGCACGATAAACTTCGACTGGTCCGGCGAGGGCGTCGTCATCACCTTAACGCTCGACCCAAAGAAACTTGCGACGTGA
- a CDS encoding response regulator, with product MAAKPIAVLVVEDEPLVRMDIVSDLEDHGLYVLEAANAREAIAILEAQPVVDVLFTDVDMPGGLDGLELAKIVKQRFPGIQVIVTSGHREFSEADLPENCNFFPKPYASPKIVRAILNLAANDPA from the coding sequence ATGGCTGCCAAACCAATTGCTGTGCTTGTCGTTGAAGATGAGCCCTTAGTTCGAATGGACATAGTTTCCGACCTCGAGGACCATGGGCTGTACGTGTTGGAAGCGGCCAACGCCCGAGAGGCCATTGCAATTCTCGAAGCGCAACCAGTCGTCGACGTTTTATTTACCGATGTCGACATGCCTGGTGGGCTCGACGGTCTGGAACTGGCAAAAATTGTCAAGCAGCGCTTTCCCGGGATTCAAGTGATCGTCACTTCAGGTCACCGAGAGTTTAGTGAGGCTGACCTTCCGGAAAATTGTAATTTCTTCCCAAAGCCTTACGCGTCCCCGAAGATAGTCCGGGCCATCCTAAATTTAGCCGCCAATGACCCAGCGTAG
- a CDS encoding glycosyltransferase family 4 protein: protein MKSEPTRILFVFAWLVVGGEETEVRLLARHLDPERYRIDAVACFHKPGMPEQTHAQLRALGVDVDTVPYSLSFEDTIAYLSRKVATYDLVISCQNVADIYPALERAHLRPPLIEHGGLVSEALAGPKHLTNRYVGVCRSIRDAAASKMGDRGLHALEIPSMVDLGEFHQDRRHATRAALGLTSATPVIGWVGRLDAKKRVEDFIEAAAITHRQRPDAVFLVIGGPDAFMPEYADHLRDLAQQAGLGTALRFLGDRTDVPDLLQALNIFVWLSEGEGMPHVIAEAGAAGLPVIATPDNGARQQIESGISGLFVRYRQPDEVAKAMLTLLDAPDKRQALGSALRAKVFATYSAEVVVPQWQRLIDEVVAERQPASPAKLFQSYFQAGFECSTHRLRNGKRLDIIASSEHDRHADADYRQLGSLGIRTVRDGFRWHTIETTPGHYDWSSITPMLQAAQHIGTQVIWDLMHYGWPDDLDIWQPNFVDRFAKFAGAAARLVREHSDQIPFYCPINEISFTAWGGGDASYLNPFGRGRGFELKVQLARASIAAMRAILDVDPRARFVHADPAINVVTAPERPEDFWAAEGHRQAQYQGWDMLAGMTWPQLGGEPRLLDIVGVNYYSNNQWIHGGATLNRKHSLYRPLHRLLMEIHGRYGRPLVIAETGIEFDARPSWLAYVAGEVDQARTKGVPVEGLCLYPILNHLGWDDERPCQNGLLEHERASNGRVIYQPLAEELLQQQQKYQSRHGS from the coding sequence TTGAAGTCCGAACCGACGCGCATCCTGTTCGTTTTTGCATGGCTCGTGGTCGGTGGCGAAGAGACCGAAGTGCGTCTTCTCGCGCGCCATCTCGACCCGGAGCGCTACCGCATCGATGCGGTTGCCTGCTTCCATAAGCCGGGAATGCCGGAGCAGACCCACGCGCAATTGCGCGCGCTCGGCGTCGACGTCGATACAGTGCCCTACAGCCTGAGTTTTGAGGACACCATCGCCTATCTATCTCGCAAAGTGGCAACATATGACCTCGTTATCTCATGTCAGAATGTCGCCGATATCTATCCCGCACTCGAACGCGCACACCTGCGCCCGCCGCTGATCGAACACGGAGGTCTGGTGTCCGAGGCACTTGCCGGGCCCAAGCATCTGACGAACCGCTATGTCGGCGTCTGCCGCTCCATTCGAGACGCAGCAGCCTCCAAGATGGGCGACCGCGGCCTTCACGCCCTCGAAATCCCCTCAATGGTAGACCTTGGCGAGTTCCACCAGGACCGCCGCCATGCAACGCGAGCGGCTCTTGGTCTGACTTCTGCCACGCCGGTCATCGGTTGGGTGGGCCGCCTCGACGCCAAGAAGCGTGTCGAAGATTTCATCGAGGCCGCGGCAATCACGCATCGGCAGCGCCCAGATGCTGTTTTCCTCGTCATCGGCGGGCCAGATGCCTTCATGCCCGAATATGCCGACCACCTGCGCGATCTCGCGCAACAAGCCGGGCTAGGAACGGCGCTGCGCTTTCTCGGTGATCGCACCGATGTGCCGGATTTGCTCCAAGCACTCAATATCTTCGTCTGGCTTTCAGAAGGTGAGGGTATGCCGCATGTGATCGCCGAGGCCGGTGCCGCGGGCCTCCCGGTCATCGCCACGCCCGACAATGGGGCACGCCAACAGATTGAGTCCGGGATTTCAGGCCTCTTTGTTCGGTACCGGCAGCCGGATGAAGTCGCCAAGGCCATGCTCACTCTTCTCGATGCGCCTGATAAACGGCAGGCTCTCGGAAGCGCCCTCCGCGCCAAGGTATTCGCAACCTACAGCGCCGAAGTCGTGGTGCCACAATGGCAGCGCCTCATCGATGAAGTTGTTGCAGAACGCCAGCCTGCGTCCCCGGCGAAACTCTTCCAGTCCTACTTTCAGGCCGGGTTCGAGTGCTCCACCCACCGGCTGAGGAATGGGAAACGCCTCGATATAATTGCCTCAAGCGAGCATGACCGGCACGCCGATGCCGACTACAGGCAGCTAGGTAGTCTCGGCATACGCACCGTCCGGGACGGCTTTCGCTGGCACACCATTGAGACAACGCCCGGCCACTACGATTGGTCCAGCATCACGCCCATGCTTCAGGCCGCCCAGCACATCGGAACCCAGGTGATCTGGGACCTCATGCACTATGGCTGGCCCGATGATCTCGACATCTGGCAACCGAATTTTGTTGACCGTTTCGCCAAGTTCGCAGGTGCCGCAGCGCGCCTGGTGCGCGAGCACAGTGACCAGATACCCTTCTATTGCCCCATCAACGAAATCTCCTTCACTGCTTGGGGTGGTGGAGATGCGAGCTATCTCAACCCGTTCGGCCGCGGCCGTGGCTTTGAGCTCAAAGTGCAATTGGCGCGGGCTTCCATCGCAGCTATGCGCGCCATTCTCGATGTCGATCCTCGTGCCCGCTTCGTCCACGCCGACCCGGCGATCAATGTGGTGACGGCGCCTGAGCGCCCAGAGGATTTCTGGGCCGCCGAAGGGCACCGTCAGGCGCAATACCAGGGCTGGGATATGTTGGCCGGCATGACCTGGCCGCAACTTGGCGGTGAACCGCGGCTCCTCGATATCGTTGGAGTGAATTACTATTCGAACAATCAGTGGATCCACGGCGGTGCGACGCTCAACAGGAAGCATTCACTCTATCGTCCCCTCCATCGCCTTTTGATGGAAATCCACGGTCGCTACGGCAGGCCACTGGTCATCGCCGAGACCGGCATCGAGTTCGACGCCCGCCCATCCTGGCTCGCCTATGTCGCGGGCGAAGTCGACCAAGCCCGAACCAAAGGCGTGCCGGTAGAAGGCCTCTGCCTCTATCCCATCCTCAACCATCTAGGCTGGGACGACGAACGCCCATGCCAGAACGGCTTGCTCGAGCACGAGAGAGCTAGCAATGGCCGCGTGATCTATCAGCCCTTGGCGGAAGAGCTGTTGCAGCAACAACAAAAATACCAATCCCGCCACGGCTCCTGA
- a CDS encoding zinc-binding alcohol dehydrogenase, which produces MSTRLIRSLGIEGPGQAYQFAYDEGPPGPGQVRLQTLYSGFSAGTELTFMKRTNPYFHSRWDAERGVFLAGESGLDYPVPFLGYMEVARVIDSQSPAFRDGNIVASTYGHKSGHTADPSRDVLIQLPDTFDPILGVLVGQMGPIAANGILHADAEIFGQQVSQLGQGVAGRSVIVIGAGPVGLMTALFAQQAGAAELIVADPSPYRRRRLEAMGIASMDEDAAWNHAKTHWHSGSDRGADFVFQTRAHAQSLHTALRALRPQGTVIDLAFYQGGAEGLRLGEEFHHNGLAIKCAQINRVPRGLAHQWDRRRLALETVSLLEAVGETVKREMITHIVPFDDAPAFLAELVETRPEFLQIIFKVAD; this is translated from the coding sequence ATGAGCACCCGCCTCATTCGCTCGCTTGGGATAGAAGGGCCTGGCCAGGCCTATCAATTTGCCTATGACGAAGGCCCACCCGGGCCGGGTCAGGTCCGGCTACAAACGCTCTATTCCGGGTTTTCTGCCGGCACGGAGCTCACCTTCATGAAGCGCACCAATCCCTATTTCCACTCGCGCTGGGATGCCGAGCGGGGAGTGTTCCTTGCGGGTGAATCGGGCCTCGATTACCCGGTGCCATTCCTCGGCTATATGGAGGTCGCAAGGGTAATAGACAGCCAAAGCCCTGCCTTCCGCGACGGTAACATCGTCGCGTCAACCTATGGCCACAAGAGCGGCCATACCGCTGACCCGTCACGGGATGTTCTGATCCAGCTGCCTGACACCTTCGACCCTATCCTAGGCGTGCTTGTCGGGCAGATGGGCCCGATCGCCGCCAATGGCATCCTCCACGCCGATGCGGAAATCTTTGGCCAGCAAGTGAGCCAGCTAGGGCAGGGGGTTGCAGGCCGGTCGGTCATCGTCATCGGCGCCGGTCCGGTCGGGCTGATGACTGCTCTCTTCGCCCAGCAAGCGGGCGCGGCAGAACTGATAGTGGCTGACCCTTCGCCGTATCGTCGCCGTAGGCTCGAGGCCATGGGAATTGCGTCCATGGATGAGGACGCAGCTTGGAACCACGCCAAGACCCACTGGCACAGCGGCTCCGATCGTGGCGCCGATTTTGTCTTCCAGACCCGCGCACATGCCCAAAGCCTCCATACGGCCCTTCGTGCCTTGAGACCCCAAGGCACCGTCATCGATCTCGCTTTCTATCAGGGCGGCGCCGAGGGCCTGCGACTTGGCGAGGAGTTTCACCATAATGGCCTCGCCATAAAGTGCGCGCAGATCAACCGCGTGCCACGCGGCCTTGCCCACCAGTGGGACCGGCGCCGCCTGGCGCTGGAAACGGTGAGTTTGCTAGAAGCAGTCGGTGAGACCGTCAAGCGTGAGATGATCACGCACATTGTCCCCTTTGACGACGCGCCTGCATTTCTCGCTGAACTGGTCGAAACGCGCCCCGAATTCCTGCAGATCATCTTCAAGGTGGCAGATTGA